In Vicinamibacterales bacterium, one genomic interval encodes:
- a CDS encoding tetratricopeptide repeat protein produces the protein MRTTVTIAVAAMLAVAAPARAQVNTFKGASAEAKLANKHYQSGWEAMHQEDWGAAVKEFQAALDSDDKFTLAYYSLGRAEMGRHNFQKAIAAYSACKQLYVRIGGEHFVNQLDYRKRLEDRILEYQTTLQQAQQASSGKGASQSQAVYIRELQTQIQTLQQAKERNDHVEMDATVPYFVPMALGAAYFRAGQFADAEREYTEAVKTNPDSGETHSNLAVLYLMTDRLSQAEQEITKAEETGYKVNPGLKDDIRRRVSK, from the coding sequence ATGCGCACTACCGTTACGATCGCGGTTGCCGCAATGCTCGCGGTGGCGGCGCCTGCTCGCGCGCAGGTCAACACGTTCAAGGGCGCCAGCGCGGAAGCCAAGCTCGCCAACAAGCACTATCAGAGCGGATGGGAGGCAATGCACCAGGAAGACTGGGGCGCCGCCGTCAAGGAATTCCAGGCCGCGCTCGACAGCGACGACAAGTTCACGCTCGCCTACTACTCGCTCGGCCGCGCCGAAATGGGGCGGCACAACTTCCAGAAGGCGATCGCGGCGTATTCGGCCTGCAAGCAGCTCTACGTCCGCATCGGCGGCGAGCATTTCGTCAATCAGCTCGACTACCGCAAACGCCTCGAGGACCGCATTCTCGAGTACCAGACGACGCTCCAGCAGGCCCAGCAGGCGTCGTCCGGCAAAGGCGCGTCACAGTCGCAAGCGGTCTACATTCGCGAACTGCAGACGCAGATCCAGACGCTGCAGCAGGCCAAGGAACGCAACGACCACGTCGAGATGGATGCGACGGTTCCCTACTTCGTGCCGATGGCGCTCGGGGCAGCCTATTTCCGGGCAGGCCAGTTCGCCGACGCCGAACGGGAATACACCGAAGCGGTCAAGACGAATCCCGACTCGGGCGAGACGCACAGCAACCTCGCGGTGTTGTATCTGATGACCGACCGGCTCTCACAGGCGGAGCAGGAAATCACGAAGGCCGAGGAAACCGGTTACAAGGTGAACCCGGGACTCAAAGATGACATCCGGCGACGCGTGAGCAAATAG
- a CDS encoding PAS domain S-box protein gives MHFLIFAILYTLVYLAAGVGLAAYPLVRIVVADALLILLVLTVCAVIFRRRRDWEGTHRLFWDAAAAGFLLWCIGECGFAVNSVSAEVSWVQWHTMFSLCGGIGPVVALLARPHRGIRRGDSWPIGLDMASYATLMGFVYAYFIMVPSVVPADGRPSPQSTLLTLVQVQRFVLFAGLAGSAWFARKTAWSRTFIVLTAVTGLGFFLRRFASAAIGANLYYEGSIYDLAWIVPYMGYLWAAHESPASAGWADENPPRGGWRTAVISATPVLLIPTIGFGLLRVQPMGDPADSVRLLLTILSMVAGLGLLTLRLSVESGELERSDARMRLLAAATEQTGDLILITDARSVFVHANDACVQALGYTRAELQGMRLASLLERDADPSVDDIGTEVRKQGVWRGTLVHRRKSGDRFPASCTVVALRDGSGHVTHFVGVQRDITDELKLRDKLVHSERLSAVGELVAGVAHEINNPLQTIIGSVELMLEENGVDHTRDLHLIRQEATRAGQIVRNLLAFVRKSPGDRVRADLNQIARATAGLREHHLAQQNITLALDLADGMLPVLVNREEIQQVALNLVLNAEHAIGDHPGRIVIRTGGGARLHTLQVVDDGPGVTPELRGRVFEPFFTTKEVGEGTGLGLSLGLGIARAHGGSLELLDTAAGAAFQLTLPAQALPDPATAASPPAADAASAVTPARRSTPSPAAGTRYALVIEDERPIRDLLVRLLTRRQYTVIEAASLAESKTAAAGALLDLVLCDLRLADGNGLDCLRHLSATQPDVARRFVFVTGDPSTLSSLDREFAGIPVLTKPFTVSDLERVLGGVDVAV, from the coding sequence TTGCACTTCCTGATCTTCGCAATCCTGTACACGCTCGTCTACCTGGCGGCGGGGGTGGGACTCGCCGCGTACCCCCTCGTACGCATTGTCGTCGCTGACGCGCTGCTCATCCTCCTGGTGCTCACGGTCTGCGCCGTGATTTTCCGCCGCCGCCGCGATTGGGAGGGGACGCACCGCCTGTTCTGGGACGCCGCGGCGGCCGGATTCCTGCTGTGGTGCATCGGCGAATGCGGATTCGCCGTCAACAGCGTCAGCGCCGAGGTCAGCTGGGTGCAGTGGCACACGATGTTCAGCCTGTGCGGCGGCATCGGTCCCGTCGTCGCGCTGCTCGCGCGCCCGCACCGCGGCATCCGCAGGGGCGACAGCTGGCCGATCGGCCTCGACATGGCGAGCTACGCAACCTTGATGGGGTTCGTCTATGCCTACTTCATCATGGTGCCGAGCGTCGTGCCGGCCGATGGCCGTCCATCGCCGCAATCGACACTGCTGACGCTCGTCCAGGTGCAGCGGTTCGTCCTCTTCGCCGGTCTGGCGGGGTCGGCGTGGTTCGCTCGGAAAACCGCGTGGAGCAGGACGTTCATCGTGCTCACCGCTGTGACGGGGCTTGGCTTCTTCCTGCGCCGATTCGCCAGCGCCGCGATTGGCGCCAATCTTTACTACGAAGGGAGCATCTACGACCTGGCGTGGATCGTTCCCTACATGGGATATCTGTGGGCGGCGCACGAATCGCCGGCCTCGGCCGGATGGGCCGACGAGAACCCGCCGCGCGGCGGCTGGCGGACGGCCGTTATCTCGGCTACCCCGGTGCTGCTCATTCCGACGATCGGCTTCGGGCTGTTGCGCGTTCAGCCGATGGGGGATCCCGCCGACTCGGTCCGGCTGCTGCTCACCATTCTTTCGATGGTGGCGGGCCTGGGACTGCTGACGCTGCGGCTGTCGGTCGAGAGCGGTGAGCTCGAGCGGTCGGATGCGCGGATGCGGCTGCTTGCCGCCGCCACCGAGCAGACGGGCGACCTCATCCTCATCACCGACGCGCGCAGCGTCTTCGTGCACGCCAACGACGCCTGCGTGCAGGCGCTCGGCTACACCCGCGCGGAGCTGCAGGGGATGCGGCTGGCGTCGCTCCTCGAGCGCGACGCCGACCCGTCAGTGGACGACATCGGCACCGAGGTGCGCAAGCAGGGCGTCTGGCGCGGCACGCTGGTCCATCGCCGCAAGAGCGGCGACCGCTTCCCGGCGTCGTGCACGGTGGTGGCGCTGCGCGACGGGTCCGGGCACGTCACCCATTTCGTCGGCGTGCAGCGCGACATCACCGACGAGCTGAAGCTGCGGGACAAGCTCGTTCACAGCGAACGCCTGTCGGCGGTCGGCGAGCTGGTCGCCGGCGTGGCGCACGAGATCAACAACCCGCTGCAGACGATCATCGGTTCGGTCGAGCTGATGCTCGAGGAAAACGGCGTCGACCACACGCGCGATCTCCACCTGATACGGCAGGAAGCCACCCGCGCCGGCCAGATCGTCCGGAACCTGCTCGCCTTTGTACGCAAGAGCCCTGGCGACCGCGTCCGCGCCGATCTGAATCAGATCGCGCGCGCGACCGCCGGTCTCCGCGAGCACCACCTCGCGCAGCAGAACATCACGCTCGCCCTCGATCTCGCCGACGGCATGCTGCCGGTGCTCGTCAACCGCGAGGAGATCCAGCAGGTCGCCTTGAACCTCGTGCTCAACGCCGAGCACGCGATCGGCGATCACCCGGGCCGGATCGTCATCCGCACCGGCGGCGGCGCGCGCCTGCACACGCTGCAGGTCGTCGACGACGGCCCGGGCGTGACTCCAGAGCTGCGTGGACGAGTGTTCGAGCCGTTCTTCACGACGAAAGAAGTGGGAGAAGGCACCGGCCTCGGCCTGTCGCTGGGCCTGGGGATCGCCAGGGCGCACGGCGGGTCGCTGGAGCTGCTCGACACCGCCGCCGGCGCCGCTTTTCAGCTCACCCTTCCCGCCCAGGCTCTCCCTGATCCGGCGACCGCCGCATCGCCGCCAGCCGCCGACGCCGCTTCGGCCGTGACTCCGGCGCGGAGGTCAACTCCGTCCCCCGCGGCCGGCACTCGCTATGCGCTGGTCATCGAAGACGAGCGGCCAATTCGCGACCTGCTGGTCAGGTTGCTCACCAGGCGCCAGTACACGGTCATCGAGGCGGCCTCGCTCGCCGAGTCGAAGACCGCCGCGGCCGGCGCGCTGCTCGACCTGGTGCTCTGCGATCTGCGCCTCGCCGACGGGAATGGCCTGGACTGTCTGCGCCATCTGTCCGCGACCCAGCCCGATGTCGCGCGGCGCTTCGTCTTCGTGACCGGGGACCCCTCGACGCTGAGCAGCCTCGACCGCGAGTTCGCCGGCATTCCGGTGCTGACCAAGCCGTTCACCGTCAGCGATCTCGAGCGCGTGCTCGGCGGCGTCGACGTGGCCGTCTGA